The Astatotilapia calliptera chromosome 2, fAstCal1.2, whole genome shotgun sequence genome includes a window with the following:
- the LOC113029360 gene encoding protein sidekick-like isoform X1, giving the protein MIILASKHLAVYCNLLFCFLAGFVSAETVTVTVGTDAILKCSYDAKYYGRLSACWGKGTIPNSGCANEVLKTDGTSVISRLSERYLLMGNLGQGDVSLTIRHAEEQDSGVYGCRVEIPGWFNDQKHHVTLKVNAVPPNPLRIEAREVKERTVTIRWSPVFDGGRPITAYRVDIKNKQTPWETKKTTELHDPSLTHVTLVDLSPSKTYNLRVFAINSVGMSETSNVLTITAKEAAPEGPPLDMQLVALSSSSIKVTWKPPRTELRNGVLRGYNINYREYDPVAKQFKRWQYLTVAATREQETVTLVNLKPSTMYGVLIQAKTIAGVGPASNAPLCSTLDEIPKTTTTTTTVTTLPSSTAATMRLHFSSVYATSATSATSATSTTSATPSTSATSTTSTTPSTSATPSTSATPSTSATPSTSTTPSTSATPSPSTISITFYAATVWEQSTASISGVPPDPPVIELKKVDSNSFSLFWNNSSKGDSPITGYFLEYKAVNASWDYTKNAVDFGAHETEATIIEMNPSTYNVRMFAKNSQATSAASNVLTITTGEAGHEKDILITSMMPYTASPLNSPSHHLIGIFVAVGLLVVTGAILTTWQLRRLKQKKGTLSIWLGNGEVRYTDCESLHEL; this is encoded by the exons atgattattttggcCAGCAAACACCTTGCTGTGTATTGCAAccttctcttttgttttcttgcag GTTTCGTGTCTGCAGAAACTGTAACAGTCACGGTGGGAACAGATgctattttaaaatgcagctatGATGCAAAGTATTACGGCAGGCTTTCTGCATGCTGGGGCAAGGGAACCATACCTAACAGCGGCTGTGCCAACGAGGTGCTAAAGACAGATGGGACGTCAGTGATCAGCAGGTTGTCAGAACGTTACCTGCTCATGGGCAATCTTGGCCAGGGTGATGTGTCTCTGACCATCAGGCACGCCGAGGAGCAGGACTCTGGCGTGTACGGCTGTCGTGTGGAAATACCAGGCTGGTTCAATGACCAGAAACATCACGTGACTCTGAAAGTGAATGCAG TTCCACCGAATCCACTGAGAATCGAGGCAAGAGAGGTGAAGGAAAGGACCGTCACTATTCGCTGGAGTCCTGTGTTCGACGGCGGCCGTCCCATTACAGCTTACAGGGTtgatataaaaaacaaacaga CACCctgggaaacaaaaaaaaccaccgAGCTGCACGATCCTTCACTGACTCACGTGACTTTGGTGGATTTGAGTCCATCCAAGACCTACAACCTTCGCGTGTTCGCCATCAACAGCGTTGGGATGAGTGAAACCAGCAACGTTCTCACTATCACTGCAAAAGAAGCAG cacCAGAGGGCCCGCCCCTGGATATGCAGCTTGTGGCCCTCAGTTCCAGCAGCATCAAAGTAACCTGGAAG CCTCCGAGGACTGAGCTGAGAAACGGCGTTCTGCGGGGTTACAACATTAACTACAGAGAGTATGACCCCGTGGCCAAACAGTTTAAACGGTGGCAGTATTTAACTGTGGCGGCCACGCGTGAACAAGAGACCGTCACTCTTGTTAACCTGAAGCCTTCTACCATGTACGGCGTGCTCATACAGGCCAAAACAATCGCCGGGGTCGGACCAGCTTCAAATGCACCTCTCTGCTCAACTCTGGATGAGa ttcctaaaacaacaacaacaacaacaacagtaactACTTTGCCTTCTTCCACTGCTGCCACAATGCGGCTACATTTTTCCTCGG TTTACGCAACTTCTGCAACCTCAGCAACCTCAGCAACCTCAACAACTTCAGCAACCCCATCGACTTCAGCAACCTCAACAACTTCAACAACCCCATCAACTTCAGCAACCCCATCAACTTCAGCAACCCCATCAACTTCAGCAACCCCATCAACTTCAACAACCCCATCAACTTCAGCAACCCCATCACCTTCAACAATCTCAATAACTTTTTATGCCGCCACAGTTTGGGAGCAAAGCACTGCCAGTATCTCAGGAG TGCCCCCGGATCCCCCAGTGATCGAGTTAAAGAAGGTGGACAGCAATTCGTTTTCCCTTTTTTGGAATAATAGTTCCAAAGGTGACAGCCCCATCACCGGGTATTTCCTCGAGTACAAAGCAGTGAATG CTTCCTGGGATTACACAAAGAACGCTGTGGACTTTGGAGCCCATGAGACGGAGGCCACAATAATAGAGATGAATCCCTCGACATACAACGTCCGCATGTTTGCCAAGAACAGCCAGGCCACCAGTGCAGCCAGCAATGTCCTCACGATCACCACTGGGGAAGCAG GTCATGAGAAGGACATACTCATTACCAGCATGATGCCATATACT GCAAGCCCTTTGAACAGTCCTAGTCATCACCTGATAGGCATCTTTGTAGCGGTGGGCCTCTTGGTGGTAACAGGCGCCATATTAACCACGTGGCAGCTTCGCC gactaaaacagaaaaaaggcacCCTGAGCAT CTGGCTGGGTAATGGAGAAGTACGCTACACAGACTGCGAGTCACTACACGAGCTGTAA
- the LOC113029360 gene encoding Down syndrome cell adhesion molecule-like protein 1 homolog isoform X2 — protein MIILASKHLAVYCNLLFCFLAGFVSAETVTVTVGTDAILKCSYDAKYYGRLSACWGKGTIPNSGCANEVLKTDGTSVISRLSERYLLMGNLGQGDVSLTIRHAEEQDSGVYGCRVEIPGWFNDQKHHVTLKVNAVPPNPLRIEAREVKERTVTIRWSPVFDGGRPITAYRVDIKNKQTPWETKKTTELHDPSLTHVTLVDLSPSKTYNLRVFAINSVGMSETSNVLTITAKEAAPEGPPLDMQLVALSSSSIKVTWKPPRTELRNGVLRGYNINYREYDPVAKQFKRWQYLTVAATREQETVTLVNLKPSTMYGVLIQAKTIAGVGPASNAPLCSTLDEIYATSATSATSATSTTSATPSTSATSTTSTTPSTSATPSTSATPSTSATPSTSTTPSTSATPSPSTISITFYAATVWEQSTASISGVPPDPPVIELKKVDSNSFSLFWNNSSKGDSPITGYFLEYKAVNASWDYTKNAVDFGAHETEATIIEMNPSTYNVRMFAKNSQATSAASNVLTITTGEAGHEKDILITSMMPYTASPLNSPSHHLIGIFVAVGLLVVTGAILTTWQLRRLKQKKGTLSIWLGNGEVRYTDCESLHEL, from the exons atgattattttggcCAGCAAACACCTTGCTGTGTATTGCAAccttctcttttgttttcttgcag GTTTCGTGTCTGCAGAAACTGTAACAGTCACGGTGGGAACAGATgctattttaaaatgcagctatGATGCAAAGTATTACGGCAGGCTTTCTGCATGCTGGGGCAAGGGAACCATACCTAACAGCGGCTGTGCCAACGAGGTGCTAAAGACAGATGGGACGTCAGTGATCAGCAGGTTGTCAGAACGTTACCTGCTCATGGGCAATCTTGGCCAGGGTGATGTGTCTCTGACCATCAGGCACGCCGAGGAGCAGGACTCTGGCGTGTACGGCTGTCGTGTGGAAATACCAGGCTGGTTCAATGACCAGAAACATCACGTGACTCTGAAAGTGAATGCAG TTCCACCGAATCCACTGAGAATCGAGGCAAGAGAGGTGAAGGAAAGGACCGTCACTATTCGCTGGAGTCCTGTGTTCGACGGCGGCCGTCCCATTACAGCTTACAGGGTtgatataaaaaacaaacaga CACCctgggaaacaaaaaaaaccaccgAGCTGCACGATCCTTCACTGACTCACGTGACTTTGGTGGATTTGAGTCCATCCAAGACCTACAACCTTCGCGTGTTCGCCATCAACAGCGTTGGGATGAGTGAAACCAGCAACGTTCTCACTATCACTGCAAAAGAAGCAG cacCAGAGGGCCCGCCCCTGGATATGCAGCTTGTGGCCCTCAGTTCCAGCAGCATCAAAGTAACCTGGAAG CCTCCGAGGACTGAGCTGAGAAACGGCGTTCTGCGGGGTTACAACATTAACTACAGAGAGTATGACCCCGTGGCCAAACAGTTTAAACGGTGGCAGTATTTAACTGTGGCGGCCACGCGTGAACAAGAGACCGTCACTCTTGTTAACCTGAAGCCTTCTACCATGTACGGCGTGCTCATACAGGCCAAAACAATCGCCGGGGTCGGACCAGCTTCAAATGCACCTCTCTGCTCAACTCTGGATGAGa TTTACGCAACTTCTGCAACCTCAGCAACCTCAGCAACCTCAACAACTTCAGCAACCCCATCGACTTCAGCAACCTCAACAACTTCAACAACCCCATCAACTTCAGCAACCCCATCAACTTCAGCAACCCCATCAACTTCAGCAACCCCATCAACTTCAACAACCCCATCAACTTCAGCAACCCCATCACCTTCAACAATCTCAATAACTTTTTATGCCGCCACAGTTTGGGAGCAAAGCACTGCCAGTATCTCAGGAG TGCCCCCGGATCCCCCAGTGATCGAGTTAAAGAAGGTGGACAGCAATTCGTTTTCCCTTTTTTGGAATAATAGTTCCAAAGGTGACAGCCCCATCACCGGGTATTTCCTCGAGTACAAAGCAGTGAATG CTTCCTGGGATTACACAAAGAACGCTGTGGACTTTGGAGCCCATGAGACGGAGGCCACAATAATAGAGATGAATCCCTCGACATACAACGTCCGCATGTTTGCCAAGAACAGCCAGGCCACCAGTGCAGCCAGCAATGTCCTCACGATCACCACTGGGGAAGCAG GTCATGAGAAGGACATACTCATTACCAGCATGATGCCATATACT GCAAGCCCTTTGAACAGTCCTAGTCATCACCTGATAGGCATCTTTGTAGCGGTGGGCCTCTTGGTGGTAACAGGCGCCATATTAACCACGTGGCAGCTTCGCC gactaaaacagaaaaaaggcacCCTGAGCAT CTGGCTGGGTAATGGAGAAGTACGCTACACAGACTGCGAGTCACTACACGAGCTGTAA
- the LOC113029360 gene encoding protein sidekick-1-like isoform X3 — translation MIILASKHLAVYCNLLFCFLAGFVSAETVTVTVGTDAILKCSYDAKYYGRLSACWGKGTIPNSGCANEVLKTDGTSVISRLSERYLLMGNLGQGDVSLTIRHAEEQDSGVYGCRVEIPGWFNDQKHHVTLKVNAVPPNPLRIEAREVKERTVTIRWSPVFDGGRPITAYRVDIKNKQTPWETKKTTELHDPSLTHVTLVDLSPSKTYNLRVFAINSVGMSETSNVLTITAKEAAPEGPPLDMQLVALSSSSIKVTWKPPRTELRNGVLRGYNINYREYDPVAKQFKRWQYLTVAATREQETVTLVNLKPSTMYGVLIQAKTIAGVGPASNAPLCSTLDETTSATSTTSATPSTSATSTTSTTPSTSATPSTSATPSTSATPSTSTTPSTSATPSPSTISITFYAATVWEQSTASISGVPPDPPVIELKKVDSNSFSLFWNNSSKGDSPITGYFLEYKAVNASWDYTKNAVDFGAHETEATIIEMNPSTYNVRMFAKNSQATSAASNVLTITTGEAGHEKDILITSMMPYTASPLNSPSHHLIGIFVAVGLLVVTGAILTTWQLRRLKQKKGTLSIWLGNGEVRYTDCESLHEL, via the exons atgattattttggcCAGCAAACACCTTGCTGTGTATTGCAAccttctcttttgttttcttgcag GTTTCGTGTCTGCAGAAACTGTAACAGTCACGGTGGGAACAGATgctattttaaaatgcagctatGATGCAAAGTATTACGGCAGGCTTTCTGCATGCTGGGGCAAGGGAACCATACCTAACAGCGGCTGTGCCAACGAGGTGCTAAAGACAGATGGGACGTCAGTGATCAGCAGGTTGTCAGAACGTTACCTGCTCATGGGCAATCTTGGCCAGGGTGATGTGTCTCTGACCATCAGGCACGCCGAGGAGCAGGACTCTGGCGTGTACGGCTGTCGTGTGGAAATACCAGGCTGGTTCAATGACCAGAAACATCACGTGACTCTGAAAGTGAATGCAG TTCCACCGAATCCACTGAGAATCGAGGCAAGAGAGGTGAAGGAAAGGACCGTCACTATTCGCTGGAGTCCTGTGTTCGACGGCGGCCGTCCCATTACAGCTTACAGGGTtgatataaaaaacaaacaga CACCctgggaaacaaaaaaaaccaccgAGCTGCACGATCCTTCACTGACTCACGTGACTTTGGTGGATTTGAGTCCATCCAAGACCTACAACCTTCGCGTGTTCGCCATCAACAGCGTTGGGATGAGTGAAACCAGCAACGTTCTCACTATCACTGCAAAAGAAGCAG cacCAGAGGGCCCGCCCCTGGATATGCAGCTTGTGGCCCTCAGTTCCAGCAGCATCAAAGTAACCTGGAAG CCTCCGAGGACTGAGCTGAGAAACGGCGTTCTGCGGGGTTACAACATTAACTACAGAGAGTATGACCCCGTGGCCAAACAGTTTAAACGGTGGCAGTATTTAACTGTGGCGGCCACGCGTGAACAAGAGACCGTCACTCTTGTTAACCTGAAGCCTTCTACCATGTACGGCGTGCTCATACAGGCCAAAACAATCGCCGGGGTCGGACCAGCTTCAAATGCACCTCTCTGCTCAACTCTGGATGAGa CAACCTCAGCAACCTCAACAACTTCAGCAACCCCATCGACTTCAGCAACCTCAACAACTTCAACAACCCCATCAACTTCAGCAACCCCATCAACTTCAGCAACCCCATCAACTTCAGCAACCCCATCAACTTCAACAACCCCATCAACTTCAGCAACCCCATCACCTTCAACAATCTCAATAACTTTTTATGCCGCCACAGTTTGGGAGCAAAGCACTGCCAGTATCTCAGGAG TGCCCCCGGATCCCCCAGTGATCGAGTTAAAGAAGGTGGACAGCAATTCGTTTTCCCTTTTTTGGAATAATAGTTCCAAAGGTGACAGCCCCATCACCGGGTATTTCCTCGAGTACAAAGCAGTGAATG CTTCCTGGGATTACACAAAGAACGCTGTGGACTTTGGAGCCCATGAGACGGAGGCCACAATAATAGAGATGAATCCCTCGACATACAACGTCCGCATGTTTGCCAAGAACAGCCAGGCCACCAGTGCAGCCAGCAATGTCCTCACGATCACCACTGGGGAAGCAG GTCATGAGAAGGACATACTCATTACCAGCATGATGCCATATACT GCAAGCCCTTTGAACAGTCCTAGTCATCACCTGATAGGCATCTTTGTAGCGGTGGGCCTCTTGGTGGTAACAGGCGCCATATTAACCACGTGGCAGCTTCGCC gactaaaacagaaaaaaggcacCCTGAGCAT CTGGCTGGGTAATGGAGAAGTACGCTACACAGACTGCGAGTCACTACACGAGCTGTAA